The following coding sequences lie in one Polynucleobacter necessarius genomic window:
- the grpE gene encoding nucleotide exchange factor GrpE, with the protein MTQENQNPSPEQENTAAEPQAEAASETSAVKSPEQEIAELNQKLADLQDNFLRAKAEGENIRRRAVEDIAKAHKFAIESFAEHLVPVTDSLYAALSTDASDAKAFKEGLEITLKQLLSAFEKGRMTEINPAVGDKFDPHHHQAIASVPSEQEANTVVSVLQRGYTVADRVLRPALVTVSASK; encoded by the coding sequence ATGACACAAGAAAATCAAAACCCTTCTCCAGAGCAAGAGAACACTGCGGCTGAGCCACAAGCTGAGGCTGCAAGTGAAACTTCCGCTGTTAAATCACCGGAGCAGGAGATTGCTGAGCTCAATCAGAAGCTGGCTGATTTACAAGACAATTTCTTACGAGCTAAGGCTGAGGGTGAAAATATTCGTCGTCGTGCCGTGGAAGATATTGCGAAGGCCCATAAATTTGCCATTGAGAGTTTTGCAGAGCATCTAGTTCCTGTCACTGATAGTTTGTATGCCGCATTAAGTACTGATGCAAGTGATGCCAAGGCATTTAAGGAAGGCCTAGAGATCACTCTCAAGCAGCTTTTATCTGCCTTTGAAAAAGGCCGTATGACCGAAATTAATCCTGCAGTGGGCGATAAATTTGATCCTCACCACCATCAAGCGATCGCATCAGTGCCATCAGAGCAAGAGGCCAATACTGTGGTTTCTGTCTTGCAGCGTGGCTATACCGTGGCTGATCGGGTCCTCAGGCCGGCTTTAGTCACGGTAAGCGCCTCAAAGTAA
- the hemH gene encoding ferrochelatase, with protein sequence MNTSSKDTFVNPNPHLRATKTAVLLLNLGTPSAPTPKAVRAYLKEFLSDPRVVEIPRIIWWCILNGIILPIRSSASAKKYASIWLPQLGSPLMHYSRLQAKELGEKFANEGHDVLVDLAMRYGKPSTQEVLEGLKSQGMERLLVLPLYPQYSATTTASSFDEVFRVLSTWRDQPELRLVKHYHDNPAYIAALREQVLSSWDKDGRPDFARGDKLVLSFHGLPKRNLIKGDPYHCECLKTGRLLGESLALEPGQYIVTFQSRFGKAEWLKPYTAPTIEKLSKEGCQRLDIFCPGFPADCLETLEEIAMEAREDFLAHGGKDYRYIPCLNSNAKWIQALGDIAYQHLLGWSLGTESPEELAVRNQRAELAQSKT encoded by the coding sequence ATGAATACTTCTAGCAAAGATACCTTCGTGAATCCAAATCCCCACTTAAGAGCTACTAAAACTGCAGTACTGTTATTGAACTTAGGCACACCCTCTGCTCCAACTCCTAAAGCAGTCAGAGCTTATTTGAAAGAGTTTCTCTCTGACCCTCGGGTTGTGGAAATTCCGAGAATTATTTGGTGGTGTATTTTGAATGGCATCATTTTGCCAATTCGTAGTAGTGCATCTGCAAAAAAATATGCTTCTATTTGGTTGCCTCAATTAGGTTCGCCGTTGATGCATTACTCCCGCTTGCAAGCCAAAGAGTTAGGTGAAAAATTTGCCAATGAGGGTCATGATGTTTTGGTGGATTTGGCAATGCGTTACGGCAAGCCATCTACCCAAGAGGTTCTAGAGGGCTTGAAGTCACAGGGCATGGAGCGTTTGCTGGTGTTACCTTTGTATCCCCAGTACTCCGCTACCACTACTGCATCAAGCTTTGATGAGGTGTTCCGAGTGCTGAGCACTTGGCGCGATCAGCCTGAATTGCGCTTAGTAAAACATTATCACGATAATCCAGCCTACATTGCAGCATTGCGCGAGCAAGTTTTGAGTAGTTGGGACAAAGATGGTCGCCCTGATTTTGCGCGAGGCGATAAATTGGTGCTATCTTTCCATGGCTTGCCCAAGCGCAATTTAATCAAAGGCGACCCCTATCATTGTGAGTGTTTAAAGACAGGGCGTCTGCTTGGAGAATCTCTTGCTTTAGAGCCTGGTCAATATATTGTGACCTTCCAATCGCGCTTTGGTAAAGCCGAATGGCTCAAACCCTATACCGCACCAACTATTGAAAAATTATCAAAAGAAGGTTGTCAGCGTTTAGATATTTTTTGCCCTGGATTTCCGGCCGATTGCCTTGAGACGCTTGAAGAAATTGCTATGGAAGCTAGGGAAGATTTCTTGGCGCACGGCGGGAAGGACTACCGCTATATCCCATGCCTAAATAGCAACGCCAAATGGATTCAGGCTTTGGGTGATATTGCCTATCAGCATTTATTGGGGTGGTCACTGGGTACTGAGTCCCCAGAGGAGTTGGCAGTCCGTAATCAAAGAGCCGAGCTTGCTCAGAGTAAGACTTGA
- the hrcA gene encoding heat-inducible transcriptional repressor HrcA, with amino-acid sequence MDERSHALLKTLIERYIEEGQPIGSRTLSRFSGLDLSAATIRNVMADLEDMGLVTSPHTSAGRIPTPRGYRLFVDTMVTVRPLEEVAAKEVERGLLPDSPQKVFSSAAQILSNLTHFAGVVITPKRTQVFKHIEFLRLGEGKILLIMVTPEGDVQNRILPTNQDYTPSQLIEAGNFINSQFAGRSFEQVRQHLKSDLDNLRTDISGLMALALQTGVVDYDASRGDMLLSGERRLLNVGDLSSNLDKLRKMFDMLEQKSVLMQLLDVSSHADGIQIFIGGESDLLPYEDLAVISAPYSVDGQIVGTLGVIGPTRMAYDRVIPIVDITSKLLSGALSS; translated from the coding sequence ATGGATGAACGTTCACATGCTTTATTAAAAACCCTCATTGAGCGCTATATCGAGGAGGGGCAGCCTATTGGCTCGCGCACGCTATCCCGTTTTTCAGGTTTAGACCTGTCTGCCGCGACGATTCGTAATGTGATGGCTGATTTAGAGGATATGGGCTTGGTAACTAGTCCCCATACCTCAGCAGGCCGTATCCCAACCCCTCGAGGCTATCGTCTATTTGTAGACACCATGGTGACGGTGCGCCCTTTGGAGGAGGTGGCTGCAAAAGAGGTCGAACGTGGCCTTTTGCCGGACTCGCCGCAGAAAGTGTTTAGTTCTGCTGCCCAGATCTTGTCGAATTTGACCCATTTTGCTGGGGTTGTCATTACACCAAAACGAACCCAGGTCTTTAAGCATATTGAATTCTTGCGTCTTGGCGAAGGCAAAATTTTACTCATCATGGTGACCCCAGAGGGGGATGTGCAAAACCGTATTTTGCCAACCAATCAGGACTACACCCCTAGTCAGTTGATTGAGGCGGGAAATTTTATCAATAGCCAGTTTGCTGGAAGAAGTTTTGAGCAAGTTCGCCAACATCTCAAATCCGATTTGGATAATTTGCGAACAGATATTTCTGGGCTCATGGCTTTAGCCTTGCAAACAGGCGTAGTGGACTATGATGCAAGTCGTGGCGATATGTTGCTTTCTGGAGAGCGTCGCTTGCTCAACGTTGGCGATCTTAGCTCCAATCTGGATAAGCTACGTAAGATGTTTGATATGTTGGAGCAAAAATCTGTCTTAATGCAATTGCTTGATGTCTCTAGTCATGCAGATGGTATTCAGATTTTTATTGGTGGCGAGAGTGATTTGCTGCCATATGAAGACTTGGCTGTGATCAGTGCACCCTACAGTGTAGATGGGCAAATCGTTGGTACGCTCGGCGTCATAGGTCCCACCCGTATGGCATATGACAGAGTCATACCGATCGTGGATATTACTTCTAAGTTACTTTCGGGTGCATTAAGCTCTTAA
- a CDS encoding NAD kinase, translating into MLGPSPNSSKKAFSRVALVGKFHADGIEEHLKDLAQLVSGLGCEVFIEADTASHLGLKDYPIKTARDFAGAIDLVVVLGGDGTMLGIARQLAGSNVPLVGINMGRLGYMTDIPIQSVQTTLPKIIAGEYEADNRTLLDAVVLRNGKEINRALALNDVVVNRSGISGMVELAVNVNGSFMYNQRSDGLIVSTPTGSTAYALSAGGPILHPHVAGILLAPIAPHSLSNRPIVLPQDSVTVIEVVNGLEVIVNFDMQSQTNLQSGDKIEVRQSDKTIALLHPSNHSDYKTLREKLHWNEYPSTF; encoded by the coding sequence ATGTTAGGCCCATCCCCAAATTCTTCCAAGAAGGCATTTAGCCGGGTGGCGCTCGTCGGTAAATTTCATGCTGACGGCATAGAGGAGCACCTAAAGGACCTAGCGCAACTGGTTTCAGGCTTAGGTTGTGAGGTCTTTATAGAGGCAGATACAGCCTCGCATCTGGGACTAAAAGACTATCCCATTAAAACGGCGCGGGATTTTGCTGGAGCAATTGACCTAGTTGTTGTTTTGGGTGGTGACGGGACCATGCTGGGAATTGCGCGTCAATTGGCCGGTAGCAATGTCCCACTTGTCGGCATCAATATGGGTCGCCTTGGCTACATGACCGACATTCCGATTCAGTCTGTACAAACCACATTACCCAAAATTATTGCTGGCGAATACGAAGCTGATAATCGCACATTACTTGATGCGGTTGTACTTCGCAATGGAAAAGAAATTAATCGCGCCTTAGCTTTAAACGATGTGGTCGTTAATCGCTCTGGTATTTCAGGGATGGTAGAGCTTGCTGTTAATGTCAATGGCTCCTTCATGTACAACCAGCGCTCTGATGGCTTGATTGTCTCAACCCCAACTGGATCAACTGCTTACGCTCTCTCTGCTGGCGGTCCGATTTTGCATCCTCATGTAGCAGGCATATTGCTCGCCCCAATTGCCCCACACTCACTTTCCAATCGACCCATTGTCTTGCCACAAGACAGCGTTACTGTAATTGAGGTCGTTAATGGACTTGAGGTCATTGTCAATTTTGATATGCAATCGCAAACCAACTTGCAAAGCGGTGACAAGATTGAAGTTCGCCAGTCAGATAAAACGATTGCCCTTCTTCACCCAAGCAATCATAGCGACTACAAAACTTTGCGTGAGAAATTGCACTGGAATGAATATCCGTCGACATTTTGA
- the recN gene encoding DNA repair protein RecN, producing the protein MLQTISLRDFVIVDQLELDFAAGFTVLTGETGAGKSILLDALSLVLGERADSSQIREGSNRAEISALFRIEPEILEQFCQWLDEQGFPIEDDGQSLLLKRTVESNGRSRAFTNGSIATLAQLRDAGDRLVDIHGQHAHQLLLKGGAQRELLDRHAGLLPLATEVAQAFKTLNDSRRRLQQAENAGQDIERERERLEWQLEELTALSPIEGEWLNIQAEHARLANGAKLIGGCQEAIQALSDDDNSLESSLSKVSGSISALAQHDPALASISESLEGAQIQLDEAIHGLNRYLQKIDLDPVRLEQVEERMQSLHAASRKYRTEADELPKLLTNTAERLEALTASQNIDALREKVKQEEAAYQKLAKQLSSKRSKAAAELGQLVTDAMQNLSMAGGRLEIALSPLPEGGSHGLEQIEFLVAGHAGSTPRSLAKVASGGELARISLAISVITSKASFTPTLIFDEVDSGIGGAVAETVGKLLHQLGQSHQILCVTHLPQVAAQGNHHLKVSKSQSETKTVSQVQPLGRNERVEEIARMLGGTTITDTTRRHARELLEQR; encoded by the coding sequence ATGCTTCAAACCATCTCACTTCGTGATTTTGTCATTGTCGATCAACTCGAGCTCGACTTTGCCGCGGGCTTTACGGTATTAACTGGCGAGACTGGCGCTGGTAAATCCATTCTGTTGGATGCGCTTAGCCTCGTTCTAGGGGAGCGAGCAGATAGCAGTCAAATTCGCGAAGGCAGCAATCGTGCAGAAATCTCAGCGTTGTTTCGCATTGAGCCAGAAATTCTTGAACAATTTTGCCAGTGGCTTGATGAGCAAGGTTTTCCAATTGAGGATGATGGGCAAAGCCTTTTACTCAAACGCACTGTAGAAAGCAACGGCAGAAGTCGCGCTTTTACCAACGGCAGTATTGCAACGTTAGCCCAGCTTCGCGATGCTGGTGATCGATTAGTAGATATTCATGGACAGCATGCACACCAATTGTTATTAAAAGGTGGAGCACAACGTGAATTACTAGATCGCCATGCAGGACTGCTTCCTTTAGCCACAGAAGTTGCACAAGCCTTTAAAACCCTAAATGATTCTCGCCGTCGCCTCCAGCAAGCAGAAAATGCCGGACAAGATATTGAACGCGAGCGTGAGCGACTTGAGTGGCAACTAGAAGAGTTAACTGCTTTATCTCCTATAGAGGGTGAATGGTTGAACATTCAAGCCGAGCATGCGCGTCTGGCCAATGGAGCCAAGCTAATAGGCGGTTGCCAAGAAGCTATTCAGGCGCTGAGTGACGACGATAATTCCTTAGAGTCCAGTCTTTCTAAAGTGAGCGGTAGCATTAGCGCGCTTGCGCAGCATGATCCAGCGCTGGCCAGCATTAGCGAGTCATTGGAGGGCGCCCAAATTCAACTCGATGAAGCAATTCATGGGCTTAATCGCTATCTCCAAAAAATTGATTTAGATCCTGTCCGACTTGAACAAGTTGAGGAGCGGATGCAGTCCCTCCATGCCGCTTCTAGGAAGTATCGTACTGAAGCGGATGAGCTTCCAAAGCTGCTTACCAATACCGCAGAGCGCCTAGAGGCTTTGACTGCCTCCCAAAATATCGATGCTCTACGCGAAAAAGTAAAACAAGAAGAGGCTGCATATCAAAAGCTGGCCAAACAGCTCTCCAGTAAACGCAGCAAAGCTGCAGCTGAGCTCGGTCAACTCGTCACTGATGCCATGCAAAATTTATCCATGGCAGGCGGACGCCTTGAAATTGCTCTCTCACCACTACCAGAGGGTGGCTCGCATGGACTCGAGCAAATTGAATTTTTAGTAGCGGGTCATGCTGGCAGTACGCCACGCTCGCTAGCAAAAGTTGCATCTGGCGGTGAGCTTGCCCGTATCAGCTTAGCGATTAGCGTCATCACCAGTAAAGCTTCATTTACGCCAACATTAATATTTGATGAAGTAGACTCTGGCATTGGCGGAGCAGTTGCTGAAACGGTAGGTAAGTTATTACATCAATTAGGCCAATCCCACCAGATCCTCTGTGTTACTCATTTACCGCAAGTTGCCGCACAGGGAAATCATCACCTTAAAGTCAGTAAGTCACAAAGCGAAACAAAAACAGTGTCGCAAGTTCAACCCCTTGGTCGCAATGAACGCGTTGAAGAGATTGCCAGAATGCTCGGGGGTACTACCATCACTGATACCACCCGTCGTCATGCCCGCGAGCTTTTAGAGCAGCGCTAA
- the glnE gene encoding bifunctional [glutamate--ammonia ligase]-adenylyl-L-tyrosine phosphorylase/[glutamate--ammonia-ligase] adenylyltransferase, producing the protein MDVFLNQIDYLKRHSNYARRWLSAKPGWLDWLRAHGHEKIDLKAIECLLADCAADYGVEGDEAQFMAQLRLARQRLMLWIAFRDLNGMADLDEVTQSLSQFAQLATSSAINFIRADLQSRFGVPWSQSTNAEMPLMVVGMGKLGGFELNLSSDIDLIFLYEHEGETQGGPKSLSNHEWFTSMGQRLIKLLAEHDANGFVFRVDMRLRPNGDSGPLVCSLDMLEEYLLVQGREWERYAWIKGRLIAPMPGSPDYAHCEKSLDQLIRPFVYRRHLDYGVIASIRDLHAQIQREAQRRSANHQGRSHDIKLGRGGIREIEFLAQMFQLMRGGTDPRFRVRPTLQVLSLIGQLGIMPANEIKELQDAYVFLRRLEHRIQVWDDQQTHYLPDEITARERLADAMGFQDEAQFLVVLDLHQQNVARLFKKAFLLDDESRLDLAPLDHSWELSEAVFPQTSIRWKTWNDGPKAKLLPEKSRLILDSLVRSAAEILLADEGHLKLADQTLLRFFDLLEAIARRSAYLSILSEYPKALFNVLALLKASQWGARYLALHPHLLDYLLNSHTERALIDDPVQYWREVKDNLNVRLDDVAADSDASEQAMDILRITHHTETFITLLADLGIGVEQALPVEKVSDHLSALADLILQATFERVWPSVADKFGLAEDVLPPFAVISYGKLGGKELGYASDLDLVFLYQSDESDCAAQEIYALLAKRMINWLTAFTSTGSLFEIDTRLRPNGSAGFLVTNVQAFRKYQLREGDNAAWVWEHQALTRARFSAGNAEVGNEFDAVRSEVLTQKRNIDHLRSEILEMRRKVHEGHPNPTIDFDLKHDAGGMVDIEFIVQFLVLAYAHQYPQLIANLGNIALLRIAGDVGLIENKIAQSTGDAYRLLRSDQHRLRLDGAEKTRIQLNQEPRLEAARECVLQLWQEIFQAPSKA; encoded by the coding sequence ATGGACGTCTTCTTAAACCAAATTGACTATTTAAAGCGCCATTCTAATTATGCGAGGCGCTGGCTAAGCGCCAAACCTGGGTGGTTGGATTGGCTACGTGCCCATGGCCATGAAAAGATAGACTTAAAAGCGATTGAATGTCTGTTGGCAGACTGTGCTGCTGACTATGGGGTTGAGGGGGATGAAGCCCAGTTTATGGCGCAGCTGAGATTGGCTCGGCAGCGCCTCATGCTCTGGATAGCCTTTCGTGATCTGAATGGCATGGCTGACCTAGATGAGGTCACACAAAGTCTGAGCCAGTTTGCGCAATTAGCAACTTCTAGCGCAATCAATTTTATCCGGGCAGATCTCCAGTCTCGTTTTGGTGTGCCATGGAGTCAGTCAACTAATGCAGAAATGCCGTTGATGGTTGTGGGCATGGGAAAGCTAGGTGGTTTTGAGCTCAATTTATCTTCAGATATCGATTTAATATTTTTATACGAGCACGAGGGAGAAACTCAGGGAGGCCCGAAAAGTCTATCCAATCATGAGTGGTTCACTAGCATGGGGCAGCGTTTAATTAAATTGCTGGCTGAGCATGATGCCAACGGATTTGTATTTCGTGTAGACATGCGTTTGCGACCTAATGGTGATTCGGGCCCTTTGGTATGTAGTCTAGATATGCTTGAAGAATACTTATTGGTGCAGGGCAGAGAATGGGAGCGTTATGCCTGGATTAAGGGTAGGCTGATAGCCCCAATGCCCGGTTCACCAGACTACGCCCATTGCGAAAAGTCTTTAGATCAACTAATACGCCCATTTGTGTATCGCAGGCATTTAGATTATGGCGTCATTGCCTCGATTCGTGACTTGCATGCACAAATTCAGCGTGAGGCTCAGAGGCGATCAGCAAATCATCAGGGCCGTTCCCACGACATTAAGTTGGGGCGTGGCGGTATTCGCGAAATTGAATTTTTGGCGCAAATGTTTCAGCTGATGCGTGGAGGCACAGATCCCCGATTTAGAGTCCGCCCTACCTTGCAGGTTTTAAGTCTGATCGGACAGTTAGGCATCATGCCGGCTAATGAGATAAAAGAGTTACAGGACGCCTATGTTTTCTTAAGGCGTTTAGAGCATCGTATACAGGTCTGGGATGATCAACAAACTCATTATTTACCTGATGAGATTACTGCCAGGGAGCGACTGGCAGATGCCATGGGTTTTCAAGATGAGGCTCAATTTCTTGTGGTGCTAGATCTGCATCAGCAAAATGTCGCGCGTTTATTTAAAAAAGCGTTCTTACTTGATGACGAGAGTCGCCTAGATCTTGCACCTTTGGATCACAGCTGGGAATTGAGTGAAGCAGTTTTTCCGCAGACATCGATTCGTTGGAAGACTTGGAATGATGGACCTAAAGCAAAGCTTTTGCCAGAAAAGAGTCGTTTAATTTTGGATAGTCTGGTTCGTAGTGCCGCTGAAATTTTGCTTGCAGATGAAGGTCATCTCAAACTGGCAGATCAAACCTTGCTACGCTTTTTTGATTTGCTAGAAGCAATAGCAAGGCGTAGCGCATATCTATCTATCTTATCTGAGTATCCTAAGGCCTTATTTAATGTCTTGGCTTTACTGAAGGCATCACAGTGGGGGGCTCGGTATTTGGCGCTTCATCCACACCTACTAGATTACTTGCTGAACTCGCATACCGAGCGCGCATTGATTGATGATCCTGTGCAATATTGGCGTGAGGTAAAAGACAATCTCAATGTGCGTCTAGATGATGTCGCTGCTGACAGTGATGCCTCTGAACAGGCAATGGACATTTTGCGCATTACCCATCATACGGAGACCTTTATTACTCTGTTGGCTGACTTGGGAATCGGCGTAGAGCAAGCTTTGCCAGTTGAAAAGGTGAGTGACCATCTATCTGCGCTAGCAGATTTAATCTTACAAGCCACATTTGAGCGGGTTTGGCCGAGTGTGGCAGACAAGTTTGGTTTGGCTGAGGATGTATTGCCACCCTTCGCGGTGATTTCTTATGGGAAATTAGGTGGGAAGGAGTTAGGTTATGCCTCAGATTTAGATCTCGTGTTTTTATATCAATCCGATGAGAGTGATTGTGCTGCACAAGAAATATATGCTCTTTTAGCAAAGCGCATGATCAATTGGTTAACTGCGTTTACATCTACTGGTAGCCTTTTTGAAATTGACACGCGACTTCGACCTAATGGCTCTGCCGGATTCTTGGTGACCAATGTTCAAGCATTTCGAAAGTATCAATTACGGGAGGGTGATAATGCAGCCTGGGTTTGGGAACATCAAGCACTAACCCGCGCCCGTTTTTCTGCAGGCAACGCAGAAGTTGGAAATGAATTTGATGCTGTTCGATCTGAAGTGCTCACTCAGAAACGCAATATTGATCATTTGCGCTCTGAAATTTTAGAAATGCGCCGTAAAGTTCATGAGGGGCATCCCAATCCAACAATTGACTTTGATTTAAAGCATGATGCCGGTGGCATGGTTGATATTGAATTTATCGTACAGTTCTTGGTCTTAGCTTATGCTCATCAATACCCCCAATTAATTGCCAATCTTGGCAATATCGCTTTACTTCGCATTGCAGGTGACGTGGGCTTAATCGAAAACAAGATCGCGCAATCTACAGGTGATGCTTATCGACTGCTGAGGTCTGATCAGCATCGTCTGCGTTTAGATGGCGCCGAGAAAACCCGTATTCAATTGAATCAAGAGCCTCGGTTGGAGGCTGCAAGAGAGTGTGTGTTGCAGTTGTGGCAAGAAATATTTCAAGCGCCATCAAAAGCTTAG